In Scomber japonicus isolate fScoJap1 chromosome 3, fScoJap1.pri, whole genome shotgun sequence, the genomic window TTTTTCATCTACACTCTCTAGCTCTACACTCAGCCTTTCCATTATCTCTTCTATGGCACTGAATCTAGTCAAGGGAACAGATTGACAAACCGGGCCAGTCTGATTTTATCTGGAACAATGGTATCAAGAGCTAAGGAGCACAGTTCATTAAATCAGTTAACAGAGTCGTTAATATTAGAcctgaaaaataaaactcactCATACTATACCTCTATCTCGGGTTTCTATCCCTGGTTGTTGCTGTTCACCAAGACCTACAACTGTATGTCCATTAATCTCACTGCTTAACCAGAGAAATATACAACATACACCTGTGAGCTCAACAGGGTGTTGAGTTTCAGCTAATCTACTGTGGCTGTTGCAATATTTATGTAGGTTCAACATGAGGGTGCGGGCAAAGTGGTGAAATGTAATTGGATCTCTTTTCTATATTCTCTCATATTTGGATGTTTAATGACCCCGTATTTATGATGTTATTTATGATAACATTCATGTTTCTCAGATCAAGAGGAACTGAATTGCTTGATGAAAGAACTAGAAGTAACTACTTAGTTTATAGTAACAATATCAATACTAGTTATTATATAAATCTGTGCTCAATAAAACCCAAAATGGGAGCAGGAAAGGGAAACCAGACTGGATAATATGCAGACCTGTACACATCAGTCTGAAACATGGATTAATCTAATGTCACTGCATCAGTAATTTTACTGGCAGTTTAGCAAATTAAAATCTGGATTTGAGCTGCACACTGAATGGGTACCTCTCCACGTTCAGGGATTATTAAATTGAGAAGACATATTTACTTTGTGTACAaactcctccatcttctccatGGCGTGGTGAGCCTGAAGTGGTAAGGTCAGCACCTCTCCcacctcatcatcctcctcttcctcatcagcaAGCATCGAGGCTCCCTTTACAGACATCATAAGAGATTACTGAAGCTACTGAGCAGAAACagcatttctctgttttttttttttttttgaaacagTCCTACCTCCGGATGGACACCTTTAGATGCTGCCTGTCgaccccctccttcctccagcAGTGGGCCCAGCTCCATCAGCTCAACATCTGGGACACGGCAGTCCTCAGAGATCCGGCAGTCTGCATCACTTGCAGACCCGTTTCGGCCTGACATAGGGAGACTGCCTGATGCCACACTCACAGTCTTTGTATTCTGTGTCAGATGGTACACTTAAAAGTCCTCCTGAGCAGCCAGAAACACAAATCATAATATGTATTTGCTATGATAATGTAACGCTGTACTTTTTAAGACATAGTAATATTGTAAGATAAGATTTATTAGTCTCACTATGGGGAAATGTATAttactgcagcagcaaagtgaacagtaaaaatagaagagcgtcaataaaaaagaataaagaacaacagtggtaaaaaaaatatatagtaaaataaacctaacattatttacaagagtaatattggtgttgagtGATAATATTCCTGAATTTGATATTGTTATCGCACAGATtggaagtgaaaaataaaataaataagtatataAATTGCTCAGTTAAACTGTAATTATTAGTATATCTCAAAATATGAATATTGCACAGTAGTGAAGATTAAAGTAGGGATTCggcaaaatatcaatatattgatattttgagACCAGATATTATTAGATATTAGACATTAGAGAGAGGATATTGTAATATTGGGATAAgattttcctggttttaaaggctacATTATAGTAAAGTGATCTTATTTTCTTAACTTACTAGTCTGTTCTAGCTTGTCACCGGCTACTTCATTTAGTACAcatgtgcaatctaattcaatccaatacaacagctctgctttaaagtcTATGTTTATGAAGCTTAatacatgttcagtttttgtagactttgtcaaaaaaaaggtgataattgtgctttgttttgattgaggtcatagtgggtgatggtggtgtatcagggtgcattatattgaatggtgttcctaataaattTGTCCACcctattaacatacatgaggggggcaaaatattagcaACACCATTCAACATAATTCACCCCAGTACGCCACCACCGCTTAGTACGACCTCAGTAGTTAATATAAAGTataattatcacttttttgacaatatcaacaaaaactgaaaacgcGTACTTCATAAACGTCGAAtataaagcagagctgttgtattggattgattTTGATTGCATAAATATACCTAATTAAATGGCCGGAGACTGTACAtttctgatgattatttatcagaaGTTTCATTGGGTaaacattttgtgaaagcacctgcggtcatccctacaatatggTGGTGATATCGATATTGAGGCATTTGCTCAAAAAATGTTGTGATTTTTAAGTTTGTCCATATCGCTTAGCGCTAGCTTTAAGGTTTTAAGATGATTGCTGGTTTAAAGCTATTTGTGGTCATGAATCAAAATCTTCATTAAAAGCGTGGTTATCTATCGGGATCCCTGTTTTGTCACATCACAAAACAGGAACAAAGCAGCGGCTCGATTCATTCAGAGCTGATCAATTATCGGTCAACAGCACGACAATCCTGGTGATATAAGACAAAAACATTGATCTATGACACAGATCCGAggctgaaaacacaaacaaagccTTACACAAAGGTTTCATAGGTTAGCAGACGGATGTGTATTAACATTAGCTCCGTGTCAGAcggaaaaaatgtaaacaacCGCAACATATGATCGATTAAACGCAGATTCACCAACTCTACACGGTTCAGTACATATTGTGTGAAGGAGCTGACCTGAAATTTAACGAGTACCGACCAGTGTTGTAGGTTAGACGGACACAGATGGCTCTTATATCATCTCGCTAATGTTAGATACCTTGTAGCTAGCGCCGAGCTGCCGCGGCGGTGTATTTCTTAACCTACCAGCaggcgaacacacacacacacaaatatatcctCTCAATATTGGCATCTACTGTTGCAAGTTCATTAAATTGACAAAAGTTACCTGACAAGGTAGCCTTCAAACCAGGAAGGTGAATTATTTATCGAAAATGCGAAAACAATCCTTTCCGGAAGCTAAAATCTCTTCCGTAAACCTAACCTTTTTCTTCTACTCTTGATTTACTGGCAGATCTCAAAGAACGATGAGGAGCATACCGCCATCTACTGTCAAAGAGAAGTTAACACCATGTTATTTAGcgcattttttaaatatcaccCACTAACTTTTAGTCATTCATGGTGTCTTCCTGGCGACTCTTGCCACATGCCCCTCACTCTCCTTCAGATCCCACTCCAGTCCCACCTCTCTCACTTTACCATGTACTACTCTTTCTGCTTCATACATGGTGTAATACCAATATGTTAAGCATTTTCTTTATCTCCACAGTTCCCACACACATCACCATCACTGTTCCTTTACCCCAGTACAACCAAAGGGCTATTTAACCCTGTTATGATGATTTCCTCCCCTCTGTTCCTTTCCTCATAGTTTTTTGTCATGACCAACTTCTGTATTTTGTGATACTTTCCTTTCTAGTCTTCCGCCCACCTTTTTGGCCTTATAatatcctcctttcctcttaaTCAGTGCCCTATCCTTTTCCAAGTGGAACCAGTCGTGTTATTTCCTTTTGCAATGCCCTTTTTAGGTAGTTATTGACACATTTGTTCCCTTTCAATCCCTCGTGTGCTGATACACAACCGAATTGTCCATCTACACCACCTCTGAGATCTTACCAAACTATGGTAAGTGCAATGAGTAAATCTGACAATTGTTGCTAACTGCTTTCCAAAAGGGCTAATGAATCAGGGAACAGCATGTCCTCTTCAACATACTCTAACCCAATAAAGGCCTGCCACTATTGCTGTTGTATATTATGCTAATTGGTGGGACAATCTTTGGAAGATACATTAAAAGCATCACAACAGCTTGGCCTTTTTGGACTGTGCTGGTCATATTGAGGAGGACAGGAGCTTCCACATTGGGGTAAACGGGTaattcacacacaaagaccAATACTTACTCTGATTCTCATGACCCATTGGAGTATAAGCTAGGATTTATCTGTACCCTGCACCAACAAGCTGATAATGTGCCAACAAACGCCCAGGCCAAAGAGAAGGAGCACAAACACTGTTGACATTTGAATGATGACTCACCAGACTAGAATAAATGAAACTCAACAATATGCAAACATTACTCTTTATTTACTTCACCAGGGAAAACATTTTCACAGATATTTTAATAGCAACATTACACATTAGGTCCACTTCAACTACTGTAAtggaaaaaagataaataaaaaaaggcagtAAAAAAATTCACACAAAGTAACATGATTGTGGTGTCTTACATTTATACAAATAGACACAGTCTTTACTGCTGCTGGATTTCACAAACTCAGTCCATGTCTTCACTGATTTCAAGTCTCACTTCTCCAAATTTTGGTCCAATGGTATCataataaattaacaaataaatactACTCAGTGTGTAACTATTATTGAATTACAGTAATTTGCCCTTATGATCATATGATCTGCCATCAAAAGCTTGTTTGGTTGAGATGTGGACATTTGCTTGTGATTCACATACTGGCagtattttaaatacagttcAATACAGCTCACTTCAGCATTTAATATGAATTGGTGCTTATAAAAAGATTAAGTTTGTAATGATCTGCTGTCTCAAACACTGTTCACCAAGACAGACCATGTTAAAGcccatttaaatttaaatttgacacattaatAGCTGCCAAGCATCAAGACTTTTGTCTTAATGTGCTAATTAGTATCTCATGTAAGTAAGTTAATATCTAGTTACAATTAGTTAGGTTTGTAAGTAATTCAAGAtaagaggcacacacacatataaaaagtCAAATCTGCCTCCGAAAGTACATTAACTGGGACCCTAAATTGAAGTAGCTCAAGTTCATTAACTAATTGATTCAATCAAGGCAATGTTACACACAAATGTACTTAATCTATGAAGTCTTAAAAAGAAGCTATGTTTATCATTTACATAATTttacaattgttttttttttccttcatacAGCTAGTTGAAAAGAATCACTTTATTTCCCAACACCCAATATGCAGGAAGCTGATTTATGGTGCCAGACTTGAGATACACATTTGCAACTCAAAAACAGCATTCAGTAATGAAGAATATTTATCACCTTTAAACTCATCACATTTAACAAGCATTcaattcatttatgtatttgtaaCTGTTAACAGTGGACAAAGAGTGGACAAAAACAACAGGTGCACTTTACAGTAATGTATTCCAATCTCTTACGGCAGCTCCGTGATCAACTTTACCTTAAAatattctttagtttttgtgATTGTCAGACAGACGTTGATTACTGAGACTGtagtttgtggtgtttttgttcCGAAATTGCATTTTAGTCGAAGATGTTCCATTTTTTCCATCTTCCCTCCACAAACAGGCAGGTGAAACAACATGACACACTTTCATTACAAAAGATCTTAAATCCAACTCAGTTCTGTGACTGCTTAATCCGGTGGCAGCCTCTGAGCCAACATGTTCAGTTTGGAGTccacatttcatttctttacagTTCGCTTACATAGTGAGAGCCGTCTTCCACAACCCAGTGCCCCTGAGCGTCACCAGCGGCTCTTTGGAGAGCCCTTCTTTGGATAACCTGCATAATAAAAATCATAGACGACCATGGTTCAAATGTGTggtaaaaatagtttaaatgtAAGAGATGAAGTTAATTAGCTAACATGCCACTCACTGTATCTTTAGCTTATTCACCCTGTCACAATGATGTTGTGGTATTGGTGTTTAGTCTGACAGTATATCTACTGTCTTCTGTAAATGGTCTGAATTTGCAATTCATATTCTGCTGTGACGGGCTGTTCAGGACTGAAGGTGGGAATTCTACAACTTATGCTTAATGAAGGTGTACAATAACCCACACACAATTCACTTTCCTGTTAGGGCAGCCCTTGTCTATCAGGTAAGGAaagccaaaatttcacaaaaacaacacatttcctgGACAGAAAGTATCCTGAAACAGGCAATTGAAAGTGTAATTTCTATTCTCTTTCAGCAACTTAAACATGTAACAAGCAATTATTTCCACCTATTAAAAACATCACTTTGGGCTGATAATTTGCAAAAATGCAATGAGAAAAATCCATCAAGTAAAAATGATTTCCTGTAATTAATTTTCCTTGattatttaagttttttgttGCATTAAGTTTGGCTGACAGATTGTTGGACAGACTGTAGATAAAGACAGTTTTGTCAGCTTACCTGTTCGTGGTACTTCTGACTTTGGTAGCATGGCGACTCCCGAGCTGACATGTTTTTCAGTCTGACTGCTCCTTGCCTGTCAAGAGAACGAGCCCTGGGTGTTTTAATCTGACTGCGCCAGTGCCACGACTTCAGCTGTTCATTCACCACTTGTCGTGGGAGGCCACTGGAGCGGTAGTGTGGGTGGTCCCATTGTGCTGGTGAGGGGGAAAGTCTAATATCAGGAGGTAAGTGCCTCTGCACTCTCTGTGGGGGTACAGCAGCCTCTCTATACCAATAGTCGTATCTGTTGGAAGGACAGGGAGCCTGCTGGGCATAATAGCTCCTCATGTCCACATCAGGTGGGTAAACCATTTCCTCGTTGTAATAGGATTCGTGAATACTCGGGCTGGACTGGTTCTGAGAATTGTGATAAAAACCAGTGCGTGGGAAGATTTGAGGTCCATGGCTGCCAACTGGGCTAGAGTGAACAAATGCACACTGATACTGTTTGGGTGAATCGCAAGGCAATTCCTGACACAGGGAGCTGGAGTAAGATGTAAATGAGTGTTCAGAGTTGCTGTCCTCAGAGGTAGCACAGTTTCCATAATTcactgcaggaggaggagtctCTGGTAAAGTTATTGCATATTCTGTCAGTCGCCTCCTCACACTTCTAGTGCGGCCGCGCTCCTTTTCTGGCCCAAATGAAGAGTCAGGGTTGGATAACCTGTGCAAAGCAGACAAGAATGTTACAAAGCAAGTATTTTAACATGCTTGCTCAGCTAAGATACTGCACGaattcaacttttaaatatgTACATTTCACAGACATCCatattttctaaaataatttaatgtatAAAAGGTATCACTGAGATTGGCAGTTAATTGCAGGCTTAACCTAGGCATGCAGCTGGTGACACAATACTGTAGATATGTCCAAGGTGTGGCTACCTGAGGGAGAGCTGTCTGTGCACACGCATCTCTGGTGTGGAGGGTGCGCTGCTGGACTGGGAGCGGCCCAGTTTCAGGTGGGAAAGCTGCAGCGGTAGAGCAGACTCTGCCAAGCAAGTTTCCAACGGTGGCAACAGTTCACTCTTGGATAGACTGCAATACACATAAATATTGTTCATGTGTTTAATACAAAACAtttgacaatgaaaaaataaaataaacattgaaagaaaaatgcaggCTTTGTTCATGATAGCAGACATAAACAATAGAAATCCCAATAATAAGAAATTTGACCATATCTATTATCATTACAACATGGAGTCTTTATTATAGCAATCGCCTACTGGACAATAAAATCTGAATTACACCTTTGTGCTATAAATTACTACGATTTATAGTTCTGTCTCAGCTCGACCCATTCATTGACTGTTGTAGCATTTCTTAAAAAGTAGATGGCGGTGTTGCACATTCATAAACAACACTGACATCTACTTTATGGCTGAAACAACAGTGGTTAAGAGGGTTTGCACTGGAAATTACTTAGCAAATTGAGGAGGATCTATTATACAGGTAgattgtatgtgtttgttttcagtacCAATAATCACAACTAGAAACAGTAAGAAGGATACAAAGCAGCTAAAATTGACAAATCAGTTGCTAGTCTTTTCATAGCTCCTGTGTACAACAACATTTTTGGGTGCTACTTATCGCttcaatctgtttttttctgtcttttccaaaGAACCCAACCAGAACCACTTCACACACAAGCTTGTGAGTGGATGTGGGTGCTAGTAGCcaaaacatttccatttaaCACAGATTACTACAAAACAAGCCTTACAAACCCTTATTTTTTCCAAACTAAAAACCTGAGTAACAGGAAAGAAGTCAGGATGGATGGTCCAAGTTACCTGGTCTTGCTGGAAGAACGTGACTTCTTGTTCTTCTGGTATGGTTGGTCAAGACTCGACTCTGTCCATGGGGAATGCTGGATGGGAGGAGCATCATATGCGGGGCTTGAGTTTAAACTCAGTGTAGAGTTGAGGCTTGGATGGGGAGACTGGCACGGCGTCAGTGGCGGCTGTGGAGTCACACTTGGAGACAGGTAGGAGCCGTCTACGCTGGACAGAGAGGACATGGGGAGCGGCTGTCGAGGATCAGTCTCTCCTGGATAAGGGAGTCCAGAGAATGGCTGTGACGGCTGGCTCGTCACTTCTAGAGAAAAATATAAACGATATAGTGTATAGTACCTGAAAGTTATTTAGTGTCAATACATCTCTACAGAGTCTTTGTGTAATTTTTGAAGGAGCATTTCTTAATAAGAGCATTTGTCTTGCTCTTGAAAACAAACAGCTTTCCTACAAGGAGAACTTGGGCCAAGTTGAGTCTTACCTTCATCTTGAACTACTGAGTCAGACAGAGAGCTGTCATCAGATGTACCCagatctgaaaaataaaaattcagaTATGAGGTTTCAAACAAAGATTTCCGTTTT contains:
- the inavab gene encoding innate immunity activator b, yielding MEGNGEISDSDSGIILHSGSDSPTSHTKDVNTHTRAMKLKHQALQDRLEICILELKKLCIREAELTGQLSKVYPLLPGEKPPQIRRRIGAAFKLDEQSIPQGAEESELNLVDAELALQMKIYEAARKLCEEDHMSKAVRRSRVQQCKREEKKLKQLQETAFHLRLEHGRSSPLPAFNIAQQDLGTSDDSSLSDSVVQDEEVTSQPSQPFSGLPYPGETDPRQPLPMSSLSSVDGSYLSPSVTPQPPLTPCQSPHPSLNSTLSLNSSPAYDAPPIQHSPWTESSLDQPYQKNKKSRSSSKTSLSKSELLPPLETCLAESALPLQLSHLKLGRSQSSSAPSTPEMRVHRQLSLRLSNPDSSFGPEKERGRTRSVRRRLTEYAITLPETPPPAVNYGNCATSEDSNSEHSFTSYSSSLCQELPCDSPKQYQCAFVHSSPVGSHGPQIFPRTGFYHNSQNQSSPSIHESYYNEEMVYPPDVDMRSYYAQQAPCPSNRYDYWYREAAVPPQRVQRHLPPDIRLSPSPAQWDHPHYRSSGLPRQVVNEQLKSWHWRSQIKTPRARSLDRQGAVRLKNMSARESPCYQSQKYHEQVIQRRALQRAAGDAQGHWVVEDGSHYVSEL